In Cytophagales bacterium, the following are encoded in one genomic region:
- a CDS encoding DUF3857 domain-containing protein, translating into MLKTVKKLSFVLIIFFIHSAHAQKPVKYGKVTKEDLLLEKCSIDPDANAMILGKSGILRFRYNNDKGWQYSLEVVVRKKIFNEEGKNEGNISISLYDPIRGGNREEISTLRASTYNLVGGKVERIKASTKDEQKTRLNDYRTEVSMALPNVKNGSVVEYTYTLVSDYIYNLTSWKFQEDIPVAYNFLDFTIPQYFNYQISQLGNVVDLDYTEEPIAETFTYQWRSEPKAGGGYDKGTSSLSSNSVRRKAIARDVRAFEDEPLMSNPIDRPSRIEFQLSTIQMPNRPIKNIAQDYTQFSTEILDWSNFGDKLDSKGIAKDQVASVEGSTDIEKAKTLYNWLSKNTTWNQIYGITGSDAGREVVRKKVGSVGDINLTLVALLRAAGLRAYPVILSTRGHGAVHPVYPSLQDFNYVIVSSTIDGKEYLLDATAGLPFGTIPSRCFNGEGWRLSVNGGTWVTLKNGNHSTSVSSTITFDEETINTAMTVKYGGHAGINFVKEARESGEESVDKLFSEALEEGTLENFQWTDSLGVEKPVVTFDWMRDNEDPDIIYLNPLPYAAVSEVPFKREERFSNIDYRYKTSVTALSKIHLPEGYSVELPEPIRMILPNKGASFTYSVNNMSGVVTILSRFQLNKLEYTPEEYKELKNFYEAMAEKNAQTLILKKT; encoded by the coding sequence ATGCTCAAAACAGTCAAAAAGCTCAGCTTCGTGCTGATCATCTTTTTTATTCATTCAGCTCATGCCCAAAAGCCCGTCAAATATGGAAAAGTAACGAAAGAAGACCTTTTGTTGGAAAAATGCTCGATCGACCCTGATGCCAATGCCATGATATTGGGCAAGTCAGGTATCCTTCGGTTCCGGTATAACAATGACAAAGGGTGGCAGTATTCCTTGGAAGTTGTAGTTCGAAAAAAGATTTTCAATGAGGAAGGGAAAAACGAAGGAAATATCTCCATATCTCTCTATGATCCGATCAGAGGGGGAAACAGGGAAGAAATAAGCACCCTCCGGGCAAGTACTTACAATCTTGTTGGAGGAAAAGTGGAGAGGATCAAAGCTTCAACGAAAGATGAGCAAAAGACCCGGTTGAACGATTATCGGACGGAAGTGTCAATGGCATTACCCAACGTAAAAAATGGCTCTGTCGTGGAATATACGTATACATTGGTGTCAGATTACATCTATAACCTGACTTCCTGGAAGTTTCAGGAGGATATTCCTGTGGCCTATAACTTCCTGGACTTTACTATCCCTCAATATTTTAACTATCAGATCTCACAATTGGGCAACGTCGTGGATTTAGATTACACTGAAGAGCCCATAGCCGAGACCTTCACCTATCAATGGCGCTCAGAACCTAAAGCGGGAGGTGGTTATGATAAAGGAACAAGTTCGCTTAGTTCAAATAGTGTGAGAAGGAAGGCGATTGCACGGGATGTTAGGGCATTTGAAGATGAGCCTTTGATGAGTAATCCCATTGACAGACCCTCGAGAATTGAATTTCAATTATCTACGATTCAAATGCCGAATCGTCCCATCAAGAATATTGCGCAGGATTACACCCAATTCTCTACGGAAATACTAGACTGGAGCAATTTTGGAGATAAACTAGACTCGAAAGGTATTGCCAAGGATCAAGTGGCCTCAGTCGAAGGCTCCACCGATATTGAAAAAGCAAAGACGCTCTACAATTGGCTGTCCAAAAACACGACCTGGAATCAGATTTATGGAATAACCGGGAGTGATGCAGGCAGAGAAGTAGTTAGAAAGAAAGTTGGGAGTGTTGGCGACATCAATTTAACACTGGTGGCTTTATTAAGAGCAGCAGGATTGCGGGCATATCCTGTGATTCTAAGTACCAGAGGACACGGTGCTGTTCATCCCGTTTATCCCAGTTTACAGGACTTCAATTATGTTATTGTCTCTAGCACGATCGATGGCAAGGAATATTTGTTGGATGCTACGGCAGGTTTACCTTTTGGAACCATTCCATCACGATGTTTCAATGGTGAAGGGTGGAGATTGAGTGTCAATGGAGGAACCTGGGTCACCCTCAAGAACGGTAATCATAGCACTTCTGTATCATCTACAATTACCTTCGATGAAGAAACCATCAATACCGCAATGACCGTCAAATATGGTGGACATGCTGGCATCAATTTCGTAAAGGAGGCACGAGAATCCGGAGAAGAAAGTGTCGATAAGCTATTCTCAGAAGCCCTGGAAGAAGGAACACTGGAGAATTTTCAATGGACCGATTCACTTGGTGTGGAGAAACCCGTGGTTACTTTTGACTGGATGCGAGATAATGAGGATCCAGATATTATTTATTTAAACCCTCTGCCATATGCGGCTGTCTCGGAAGTGCCCTTTAAAAGGGAAGAGCGATTTTCTAACATCGATTATCGATATAAGACGAGCGTTACTGCGTTGAGTAAAATACATCTTCCTGAAGGATATTCTGTCGAATTACCAGAGCCTATTCGGATGATTTTACCCAACAAGGGGGCGTCATTTACCTATTCTGTTAATAATATGTCCGGTGTGGTGACTATCCTTAGCCGTTTTCAGCTCAATAAGCTGGAATATACCCCTGAAGAGTACAAGGAACTTAAGAATTTCTACGAAGCGATGGCGGAGAAAAACGCGCAGACCCTTATTCTGAAAAAGACTTAA